A region of Plutella xylostella chromosome 29, ilPluXylo3.1, whole genome shotgun sequence DNA encodes the following proteins:
- the LOC105394594 gene encoding cAMP-dependent protein kinase type I regulatory subunit, with protein MEEEQCLLECESYIQSHNIQVLLKECIVQLCVNKPENPVTFLRQHFQKLEREQVKAAQAAAALSEGEADGELSPLPVPGGLPPRRRGGISAEPVTEEDATSYVKKVVPKDYKTMGALSRAIASNVLFTHLDESERADMFDAMFPVQCLPGETVIRQGDEGDNFYIVDSGEVEVLVNGEPVTMISEGGSFGELALIYGTPRAATVRARTALKLWGLDRDSYRRILMGSTIRKRRMYDEFLSRVSILESLEKWERLTVADALEPASFTDGETIVRQGEPGNDFYIIVEGTAVVLQQRGGGGAAEAVEVGRLGPSDYFGEIALLLDRPRAATVRAIGPLKCVKLDRARFERVLGLCADILKRNIAQYNSFVSLSV; from the exons ATGGAGGAGGAACAATGTCTGCTCGAGTGTGAAAGCTACATTCAGAGCCACAACATTCAAGTATTATTGAAAGAGTGCATCGTACAGCTTTGCGTAAACAAACCTGAAAATCCTGTCACATTCTTGAGACAACACTTTCAAAAGCTGGAGAGG GAACAAGTGAAGGCAGCCCAGGCTGCAGCGGCGCTGTCGGAGGGCGAGGCAGACGGGGAGCTGTCCCCGCTGCCCGTGCCCGGCGGCCTGCCCCCGAGGCGCCGCGGTGGCATCAGCGCCGAGCCCGTGACCGAGGAGGATGCTACTAGCTATGTTAAGAAG GTGGTGCCAAAAGACTACAAAACAATGGGTGCTCTGTCCCGGGCCATAGCATCTAATGTACTATTCACTCACCTGGATGAGTCGGAGCGAGCGGACATGTTTGATGCCATGTTCCCGGTGCAATGTCTTCCCGGAGAAACTGTTATCAGGCAGGGTGACGAGGGAGACAATTTTTATATAGTTGATTCTGGAGAAGTAGAG GTGCTAGTAAACGGCGagccagtgacaatgataaGCGAAGGCGGCAGTTTCGGTGAACTAGCCCTAATCTACGGCACTCCACGAGCGGCCACGGTGCGCGCGCGGACGGCGTTGAAGCTGTGGGGGCTGGACCGGGACTCCTACCGACGCATACTCATGGGCTCTACTATTAGGAAGAGACGGATGTATGACGAGTTCCTCTCACGCGTGTCTATATTAG AGAGCCTGGAGAAGTGGGAGCGGCTGACGGTGGCGGACGCGCTGGAGCCGGCCTCGTTCACGGACGGCGAAACCATCGTGCGCCAGGGCGAGCCCGGGAACGACTTCTACATCATTGTCGAAG GCACAGCAGTAGTACTacagcagcgcggcggcggcggcgcggcggaggCGGTGGAGGTGGGGCGGCTCGGCCCCTCGGACTACTTCGGAGAGATCGCGCTGTTGCTGGACCGTCCCAGAGCCGCCACCGTGCGCGCCATCGGACCGCTGAAGTGCGTCAAACTGGACCGGGCTAG GTTCGAGCGCGTGCTGGGTCTGTGCGCCGACATATTGAAACGCAACATCGCTCAGTACAACAGTTTCGTCTCCCTGTCCGTGTAA